A single window of Methanomassiliicoccaceae archaeon DNA harbors:
- a CDS encoding radical SAM protein, with the protein MSSTTQPSALKKGLPKKTESLCPECGKLIEANIYEKDGKVFMEKECPEHGHFSDIYWSDAEAYLRAEHYAYDGVGLRNPHDASLAKGENVNFLVDGKRYDMLSCTALALIDLTNRCNMNCPICFANANQSGYVYEPSYDEVVAMMEALRAEEPIKCTAIQFSGGEPTVHPRLVDIIKKSKELKFAQVQVATNGIVFAKDYEKLKACKLAGLNSIYLSFDGVSDDVYLQARDRKMFDVKLKVIENCRKLKEEIGHSPSIVLVPTLVRGVNDHQVGAITEFAFEHSDVIRGVNFQPVAFTGRITREEVSKGRITLTDLVHKFGEQTGYTVPEDWYPVPVVAPISNFASEFLSQNKVTFTAHPHCGLATYLFQSEDGKVTPLPRFVDIRAFSDGINEIAGKMEGSRFRKLRAISLLRLLNKCVDSSKMPPGMTKKKFIEAITSIVGSKSKKTLAKFSWKMMYVGAMHFQDSFNYDVARVERCAIHYITPDLKIIPFCAYNGGPEYRDEVEAKFSIPLAEWKQRNKEEAKALEEAMVVPEDQRA; encoded by the coding sequence ATGTCTTCAACAACACAACCTAGCGCACTCAAGAAGGGGCTTCCCAAGAAGACGGAATCACTTTGTCCGGAATGCGGAAAACTCATAGAGGCGAACATCTACGAAAAAGATGGTAAAGTATTCATGGAAAAGGAATGTCCCGAGCACGGGCATTTCTCCGATATATACTGGTCAGATGCCGAGGCATATCTCAGGGCCGAGCACTACGCATACGACGGCGTCGGTCTCAGGAACCCCCATGACGCGTCTCTCGCCAAAGGAGAGAACGTCAATTTCCTGGTCGACGGCAAGAGGTACGACATGCTGTCCTGTACCGCTCTGGCTCTGATAGACCTTACCAATAGATGCAACATGAACTGTCCCATCTGTTTCGCCAATGCGAACCAGTCCGGATACGTCTACGAACCTTCTTACGACGAAGTGGTCGCAATGATGGAGGCCCTGCGCGCCGAGGAGCCCATAAAGTGCACTGCAATCCAGTTCTCCGGAGGGGAGCCGACGGTCCACCCCAGACTTGTCGACATAATAAAGAAATCGAAGGAGCTCAAATTCGCGCAGGTCCAGGTAGCCACCAACGGAATAGTTTTCGCAAAGGACTATGAGAAGCTGAAGGCATGCAAGCTGGCAGGCCTGAATTCCATCTATCTTTCTTTCGACGGTGTCAGCGACGACGTGTACCTTCAGGCGAGGGACAGGAAGATGTTCGACGTAAAACTGAAGGTCATAGAGAACTGCAGGAAGCTCAAGGAGGAAATAGGGCACTCGCCGTCCATCGTCCTCGTGCCCACATTGGTAAGGGGCGTCAACGACCATCAGGTCGGGGCCATAACGGAATTCGCATTCGAGCACTCCGACGTTATCCGCGGGGTAAATTTCCAGCCGGTGGCGTTCACGGGCAGGATAACCAGGGAAGAAGTTTCCAAGGGAAGGATAACGCTGACCGATCTGGTCCACAAGTTCGGTGAACAGACCGGATACACAGTGCCGGAAGACTGGTACCCGGTCCCGGTGGTCGCTCCCATCTCCAACTTCGCTTCGGAGTTCCTTTCTCAGAACAAGGTCACGTTCACGGCACACCCGCACTGCGGGCTTGCCACATACTTGTTCCAGTCGGAGGACGGCAAGGTCACGCCGCTTCCGAGATTCGTCGACATAAGAGCGTTCTCCGACGGAATCAACGAGATTGCAGGGAAGATGGAAGGCTCCAGGTTCAGGAAACTGAGGGCGATCAGCCTACTGAGGTTGCTCAACAAGTGCGTAGACAGCAGCAAGATGCCCCCGGGAATGACCAAGAAGAAGTTCATCGAAGCAATAACAAGTATTGTAGGAAGCAAATCCAAGAAGACCCTTGCTAAGTTTTCATGGAAGATGATGTACGTCGGCGCTATGCATTTCCAGGACTCGTTCAACTACGACGTCGCAAGGGTCGAGCGTTGCGCGATCCACTACATAACGCCGGACCTGAAGATCATACCATTCTGCGCCTACAACGGCGGACCGGAATACCGTGACGAGGTCGAGGCTAAGTTCTCGATCCCTCTCGCGGAATGGAAACAGCGGAACAAGGAAGAGGCGAAAGCGCTGGAAGAAGCAATGGTGGTCCCTGAAGACCAGAGGGCCTGA
- a CDS encoding 4Fe-4S binding protein, protein MTILVDFYKCLHCGGCAGSCPKNAIFLNDFVLEFNDKCNSCGRCVKICPVAALRME, encoded by the coding sequence ATGACGATATTGGTTGATTTTTACAAATGCCTGCACTGCGGGGGATGTGCCGGGTCATGCCCGAAGAACGCGATATTCCTGAACGACTTTGTTCTCGAATTCAACGATAAATGCAATTCCTGCGGAAGATGCGTTAAAATATGCCCGGTCGCGGCGCTCAGGATGGAATGA
- a CDS encoding NAD(P)/FAD-dependent oxidoreductase: MKIYNCDIVIVGAGPGGSMAAKFCAQAGLDTIMIEKKAEIGAPLRCAEGVSKKWLAEVGIEPDPAWICADMAGAVIRSPSGYTFQLDESRAGSEVGYVLERHLFDKALARDAAEAGAKIMMRTSCTDVIKKDGKLVGIKAKVMGEPIEIYADCVVAADGYESQVARWAGVETTPKMNDIDTCIQYRMSNIDIDQKYCEFVIGNEIAPGGYLWIFPKGNRSANVGIGVMAKRCKKPGDPKFYLDKFVAGDDRLKDGQILEIVGGMVSTCPGLDSATADNLVIVGDAARIIDPITGGGICHACRTGMYAGKVLAECAKKKDFSKVALKPYEKLWRDRMEDKIYRNWMAKERLNELDDDTIDDLIKIISTSAIEEVNVYNLLKVIKDKYPKVVEGFEDLI; encoded by the coding sequence ATGAAAATCTACAACTGCGACATAGTGATCGTCGGTGCGGGACCGGGCGGCAGCATGGCCGCCAAATTCTGTGCACAGGCAGGGCTGGATACGATCATGATCGAAAAGAAGGCCGAGATAGGCGCACCCCTGAGATGCGCCGAAGGCGTATCGAAGAAATGGCTCGCGGAGGTCGGGATAGAGCCTGACCCGGCATGGATCTGCGCCGATATGGCCGGAGCCGTGATCAGGTCCCCCAGCGGATATACGTTCCAGCTCGACGAGAGCAGGGCGGGGTCCGAGGTCGGATACGTGCTCGAGAGACACCTGTTTGATAAGGCCCTCGCCAGGGACGCTGCGGAAGCAGGCGCCAAGATAATGATGCGCACCTCGTGCACCGACGTGATAAAGAAGGACGGAAAGCTGGTAGGCATCAAGGCCAAGGTCATGGGAGAGCCCATCGAGATCTATGCAGATTGCGTCGTCGCGGCGGACGGATATGAGTCCCAGGTGGCAAGATGGGCAGGCGTAGAAACGACTCCAAAGATGAACGATATCGATACATGCATACAGTACAGGATGTCCAACATCGATATCGATCAGAAGTACTGCGAGTTCGTCATAGGCAACGAGATAGCGCCGGGAGGATACCTGTGGATATTCCCTAAGGGAAACCGCTCCGCCAACGTCGGTATCGGCGTAATGGCCAAGCGCTGTAAGAAGCCGGGCGACCCCAAATTCTATCTTGACAAATTCGTCGCAGGCGACGACCGCCTGAAGGACGGGCAGATCCTGGAGATCGTAGGAGGCATGGTATCCACCTGCCCCGGACTCGACTCCGCCACCGCCGATAACCTTGTGATCGTAGGGGACGCGGCAAGGATAATCGACCCGATCACCGGCGGAGGCATATGCCACGCCTGCAGGACAGGGATGTATGCCGGAAAGGTGCTCGCCGAATGCGCCAAAAAGAAGGATTTCTCGAAGGTTGCGCTTAAACCTTACGAGAAACTCTGGCGTGACAGGATGGAGGACAAGATATACAGGAATTGGATGGCCAAAGAGAGGCTCAACGAGCTCGATGATGATACGATCGACGATCTGATCAAGATCATAAGCACGTCCGCCATCGAAGAAGTCAACGTGTATAACCTTCTGAAGGTCATCAAGGACAAGTATCCTAAGGTCGTCGAAGGCTTCGAAGACCTTATCTGA
- the mvk gene encoding mevalonate kinase: MISVTASAPGKFVVLGEHAVVYGKPAVALAIDRRFRCTVTESSGLLLNGMPDDLSLHPHMRHILKEHGIRSMSIGTDSDLPSGSGLGSSAALSAALSCAVRTLIEKPADEKDIINEAYEAEFSAQGIGSPMDTSASVHGKGIAVNIPSDEDPLWTIERNGNRWEVSDIHAPEMTFVVGYTGIKALTGPLVEKVRRYKDRNRFAKDIVDEIGSVTLEGTDALRRNDRVRLGELMTADHKLLSILGVSSPELNRLVDAAAEYSYGAKLTGAGGGGSMIALTDEPKKVCETIRLHGGTPMIVKTGVPGVTVDKTL; this comes from the coding sequence ATGATATCGGTGACCGCATCTGCTCCGGGGAAGTTCGTAGTACTGGGAGAGCACGCTGTCGTATATGGAAAACCCGCAGTGGCACTGGCGATAGACAGACGCTTCAGGTGTACGGTCACGGAAAGTAGCGGGCTCCTATTGAACGGAATGCCCGATGACCTGTCCTTGCACCCACACATGAGACATATCCTTAAAGAACACGGAATAAGGAGCATGAGTATCGGGACGGACAGCGACCTGCCGTCTGGGTCCGGACTTGGCTCCTCCGCTGCATTGTCGGCGGCGCTCTCCTGCGCTGTACGCACCCTTATTGAAAAACCCGCGGATGAGAAGGATATAATAAACGAGGCTTATGAGGCCGAGTTCAGCGCCCAAGGCATCGGAAGCCCGATGGATACCTCTGCATCCGTGCACGGAAAAGGCATTGCGGTGAACATACCCAGTGATGAGGATCCGCTGTGGACCATAGAACGCAACGGCAATAGATGGGAGGTCAGCGACATCCACGCGCCAGAAATGACATTTGTTGTCGGATATACGGGCATAAAGGCACTGACCGGCCCTCTGGTGGAAAAGGTCCGCAGATACAAGGACCGCAACCGTTTTGCCAAAGATATTGTGGATGAGATCGGCTCCGTAACTCTTGAGGGCACTGACGCGTTGCGCAGGAACGACAGAGTAAGGCTGGGCGAGCTCATGACCGCCGACCATAAACTGCTTTCGATATTAGGGGTCTCCAGCCCGGAACTTAACCGGCTGGTTGATGCGGCGGCCGAATATTCCTACGGTGCCAAGCTGACTGGTGCCGGGGGAGGCGGGAGCATGATCGCTCTGACCGATGAACCAAAAAAAGTCTGCGAAACCATCCGCCTGCACGGCGGTACGCCCATGATCGTCAAGACCGGTGTGCCCGGCGTGACGGTAGATAAAACTTTATAA
- a CDS encoding pyridoxal phosphate-dependent aminotransferase: MKPSKRLSSIPMSGIRKMFDLAGPGSINLGLGEPDLQPPKAAVEGMNKAASEGKNKYGPTAGIPGLRKAVADRYRMYGEITDENIMITPSGSTALLEVSQSFIDPGDEMLVPSPGFVIYGPHSVLAGGTYSEYRLTDGDFQPDIDDIQSKITDRTKMIVVNNPSNPTGGVLSQESYNALLDVADDHNICILADEVYDSFVYEGKHLSFMNRLDRAVVVNGFSKMMAVTGWRLGFICASQEYMADLIKMQYHVCASPAMPPQYGVLAALPEIDTYLEEARNVFRFRRDLITERINDIDGMSMAPPKGAFYAFPSFDIKISSQELANTLVTKGLICTPGSAFGKYGEGHLRFSYAADEKKISAGMDILEKTVKELRK; this comes from the coding sequence ATGAAACCATCGAAGAGACTGTCTTCAATCCCGATGTCCGGGATTAGAAAGATGTTCGACCTCGCGGGGCCGGGATCCATAAACCTCGGACTCGGAGAACCGGACCTTCAGCCTCCTAAGGCGGCCGTTGAGGGAATGAACAAGGCCGCGTCCGAGGGAAAGAACAAATACGGTCCGACCGCTGGGATTCCCGGCCTCAGAAAGGCCGTGGCCGACAGATACAGGATGTACGGTGAAATAACGGATGAGAACATCATGATCACTCCGAGCGGCTCCACGGCCCTCTTGGAAGTGTCGCAGTCTTTCATCGACCCGGGCGACGAGATGCTTGTCCCGAGCCCCGGATTCGTTATCTATGGGCCGCATTCAGTTCTGGCCGGAGGTACATATTCAGAATACAGGCTTACCGACGGGGACTTCCAGCCTGACATCGATGATATCCAGAGCAAGATTACCGACCGCACAAAGATGATTGTCGTGAACAATCCTTCGAACCCGACCGGCGGAGTTCTTTCACAAGAATCGTACAATGCGCTTCTAGACGTTGCCGATGATCACAACATCTGCATCCTTGCGGACGAAGTCTATGATTCCTTCGTCTACGAGGGGAAACACCTATCGTTTATGAACAGACTCGACCGCGCCGTCGTGGTCAACGGATTCTCTAAGATGATGGCCGTCACCGGATGGAGATTGGGATTCATCTGTGCAAGCCAGGAGTACATGGCGGACCTTATCAAGATGCAGTACCACGTATGTGCCAGCCCTGCGATGCCACCTCAATACGGTGTGCTGGCCGCACTTCCCGAGATCGATACGTACTTGGAGGAAGCCAGGAATGTGTTCAGATTCAGACGCGACCTGATAACAGAGAGGATCAACGATATTGACGGAATGAGCATGGCTCCGCCCAAAGGTGCATTCTACGCCTTCCCGTCTTTCGACATAAAAATAAGCTCCCAGGAACTTGCCAACACGCTGGTTACCAAAGGTCTGATATGCACTCCCGGATCTGCGTTCGGAAAATATGGAGAAGGCCATCTGAGATTCTCATACGCCGCCGACGAGAAGAAAATATCAGCAGGAATGGATATACTCGAAAAGACTGTCAAGGAGCTTAGAAAATGA
- a CDS encoding HD domain-containing protein, whose amino-acid sequence MHRWNDHLRPLDLTEQDKQAHKAAIAWVIAKYEEDEGREIDWAALIEHNIFELISRLVLTDLKPQLYHRIVKEKSKEVNEYVMEEFDRYVPDTDQGFHDRLSEYLSSKRDSREDRIIDAAHYLATKWEFDLIFEMNRGMFDAENTKKNIGGKISRYKEFVGVEKITDDKGIKGFIDLFGQLRFQQRWARTPRIPKTTVLGHSLMVANSMFLHDLDAKITGRQLYYDYYSALFHDLPEVLTKDVISPVKNNVSGLAVLLESYERELIESNIMPLIPGSWHDEMRYMICDPFESCCNSDQRPRDGKSIKTCDLLAAYMEAHVSASYGISSQSLTEGEQELLTRLMDAGGGINARELVIRLGRIKI is encoded by the coding sequence ATGCACAGGTGGAACGACCATCTCCGACCGCTCGACCTCACCGAACAGGATAAACAGGCTCACAAGGCTGCAATAGCCTGGGTCATTGCAAAATACGAGGAGGACGAAGGTAGGGAGATAGATTGGGCCGCCCTTATAGAGCACAATATTTTCGAATTAATAAGCCGTCTCGTACTGACGGATCTCAAGCCCCAGTTATATCACCGTATAGTCAAAGAAAAGTCCAAAGAGGTGAACGAGTACGTGATGGAGGAGTTCGACAGGTACGTACCCGATACCGACCAGGGTTTTCATGACCGCCTTTCCGAATACCTGAGCTCAAAACGGGACTCCAGGGAGGACCGCATAATAGATGCCGCACATTATCTTGCAACCAAGTGGGAATTCGATCTTATATTCGAGATGAACCGGGGGATGTTCGATGCGGAGAACACGAAAAAAAATATAGGCGGCAAAATTTCCCGATACAAAGAATTCGTAGGTGTAGAAAAGATCACGGACGACAAAGGCATCAAGGGATTCATCGACCTTTTTGGACAGCTAAGGTTCCAACAGAGATGGGCGAGAACTCCCAGGATACCTAAAACAACAGTGCTGGGACATTCGCTCATGGTGGCAAATTCAATGTTCTTGCACGATCTGGATGCAAAAATAACGGGCCGGCAGTTGTATTACGACTATTATTCTGCTCTCTTCCACGACCTGCCGGAAGTTCTGACCAAGGACGTAATATCGCCCGTTAAAAATAACGTGAGCGGTCTAGCAGTACTTTTGGAAAGTTATGAGCGGGAGCTGATCGAGTCCAATATAATGCCGCTGATCCCTGGGTCCTGGCACGACGAGATGAGATATATGATATGCGACCCCTTTGAATCATGCTGCAATTCAGATCAAAGACCGCGTGACGGAAAGAGCATCAAGACATGCGACTTACTGGCGGCATACATGGAAGCCCATGTCTCTGCAAGCTATGGGATATCCTCGCAGTCGCTAACCGAAGGCGAGCAGGAGCTGCTCACGCGTCTGATGGACGCCGGTGGCGGAATCAATGCCAGAGAGCTAGTGATAAGGCTCGGTCGCATCAAGATTTAA
- the serS gene encoding serine--tRNA ligase: MLDVNIIRSEPEKIRKMLVDRNKETVILDRFLEADSEWRILTNENNELRKIRNEVSAKIAKIQKSEEKDAMIAEMREIGDRIKANDARMSELEEIRNECVLNIPNIPHDSVPIGKDSTENVVIYEWGQKRKFDFKPKEHWEIGEDLDIIDFERGAKVAGSGFYCLKGDGARLERALINYFLDVHGKQGYKEVFPPVVVNKAAVTGTGQYPNLKDDMYYMEKDDLYLNPTAEVPLTNMLQDEILMKEDLPVLFTAYLPSFRREVGKHADTRGIIRVHEFNKVEMVRFVLPDTSYDVLEDLRGNAEDLIKGLGIPYRVLLLCTGDMSFSCSKCYDLEIFAPAKEAWLEASSCSNFTDFQARRTRIKYRPEPHLKSEFVHTLNGSGLALPRTMVAVLENYQNGDGTVTIPEVLRPYMGGQETIGN, encoded by the coding sequence ATGCTTGATGTCAACATCATAAGGTCTGAACCCGAAAAAATTAGAAAGATGCTCGTCGACAGAAATAAGGAAACTGTCATTCTCGACAGATTCTTGGAGGCCGATTCCGAATGGAGAATCCTCACCAACGAAAACAATGAGCTCAGGAAGATCCGCAACGAAGTATCCGCGAAGATCGCCAAAATTCAAAAGAGCGAAGAAAAGGATGCGATGATCGCCGAGATGAGAGAAATAGGCGATAGGATCAAAGCCAACGATGCAAGGATGTCCGAGCTGGAGGAAATAAGGAACGAATGCGTCCTTAACATACCTAACATTCCTCACGACAGCGTTCCGATAGGAAAAGACAGCACCGAGAACGTGGTCATCTATGAGTGGGGACAGAAAAGAAAATTCGATTTCAAGCCTAAAGAGCACTGGGAGATCGGAGAGGACCTGGACATCATCGACTTCGAGAGGGGCGCAAAGGTCGCAGGAAGCGGCTTCTATTGCCTTAAAGGCGACGGCGCAAGACTGGAAAGAGCGCTTATCAACTACTTTTTGGATGTTCACGGAAAACAGGGATACAAGGAAGTTTTCCCGCCTGTAGTAGTCAACAAGGCAGCAGTGACCGGAACTGGACAGTACCCGAACCTGAAGGATGACATGTACTACATGGAGAAGGATGACCTGTACCTGAACCCTACTGCCGAAGTTCCGCTCACCAATATGCTACAGGACGAGATACTGATGAAAGAGGACCTTCCTGTATTGTTTACGGCATATCTTCCTTCTTTCCGCAGGGAGGTCGGAAAGCACGCAGACACCAGGGGGATAATCCGGGTCCATGAGTTTAACAAAGTGGAGATGGTCAGATTCGTTCTTCCGGACACATCCTATGATGTGCTCGAAGATCTGAGAGGAAACGCCGAGGACCTTATCAAAGGCCTAGGAATTCCATACCGGGTGTTGCTTCTCTGCACGGGGGATATGAGCTTCTCGTGCAGCAAATGCTACGACCTTGAGATATTCGCACCGGCAAAAGAGGCCTGGCTCGAAGCATCTTCGTGCTCCAACTTTACTGACTTCCAGGCCCGCAGGACCAGGATCAAATATCGTCCAGAACCTCACCTTAAGAGCGAGTTTGTGCATACGCTCAACGGCTCAGGTCTGGCATTGCCTAGGACAATGGTGGCAGTACTGGAAAACTATCAGAACGGGGACGGCACCGTAACCATACCGGAAGTGCTCAGACCTTACATGGGCGGCCAGGAGACCATCGGCAATTAA
- a CDS encoding YhbY family RNA-binding protein encodes MTEKEARKELMRRANELNPTVHVGKEGTDEGLTEEIVKQLKKNRLIKVKVLPNSESDTSKIAAELTEATDSVAVDVRGGVIVLTDKRTWNSLCQKKF; translated from the coding sequence ATGACCGAGAAAGAAGCCAGAAAAGAGCTGATGAGACGCGCCAATGAGCTGAATCCGACAGTTCACGTCGGGAAGGAAGGTACGGACGAAGGTCTAACGGAAGAGATCGTTAAACAGCTGAAGAAAAACAGGCTGATAAAGGTCAAGGTTCTCCCCAACTCCGAAAGCGATACTTCAAAAATCGCTGCGGAACTTACAGAAGCAACCGATTCCGTCGCAGTGGATGTCCGCGGTGGCGTGATCGTGCTGACAGACAAACGTACATGGAATTCGTTGTGCCAAAAAAAATTCTGA
- a CDS encoding ribonuclease P protein component 4, translating into MSKRRVSSRQATDLGLHRIGVLTSMASEATREGRADRARRYVELARRIGMKTRTGIPKDFRYCEGCLVPLVPGVSCTVRLNNSKVSITCTECGAVKRLPYMREQRDDRERSQKRADETRQ; encoded by the coding sequence ATGTCAAAGAGACGCGTCTCCTCCAGACAGGCAACTGACCTGGGCCTGCACCGCATAGGTGTTCTGACGTCCATGGCCTCGGAAGCCACAAGGGAAGGGAGAGCGGATAGGGCAAGGCGTTACGTTGAACTCGCCAGGCGCATAGGTATGAAGACCCGCACCGGAATCCCGAAGGATTTCCGATATTGTGAAGGGTGCCTCGTTCCTTTGGTCCCGGGAGTCAGTTGCACGGTGAGGCTGAACAACAGTAAGGTCAGCATCACGTGTACGGAATGTGGCGCCGTGAAACGTCTTCCATATATGAGGGAACAGAGAGATGACCGAGAAAGAAGCCAGAAAAGAGCTGATGAGACGCGCCAATGA
- a CDS encoding 50S ribosomal protein L16 yields MVRKPASMYREIKGQAYTRREYMGGVPASRISQFEMGDLTAEFPIKITLRVENRVQIRHTALESGRIAANRVLGKLGSSNYHFTLRTYPHMVLRENKMATGAGADRVSSGMRNSFGKNVGTAARVERGQAIYTIRCTPAVFNSAKDALWRASMKMPSPCYIDVEEGKEYAK; encoded by the coding sequence ATGGTAAGAAAGCCCGCATCGATGTACAGAGAAATTAAAGGACAGGCGTATACTCGCCGCGAATACATGGGAGGAGTCCCCGCAAGCAGGATCAGCCAGTTTGAAATGGGCGACCTCACGGCAGAATTCCCGATCAAGATTACGCTCAGAGTGGAGAACAGAGTTCAGATAAGGCACACGGCCTTAGAGTCCGGACGTATTGCCGCCAACAGGGTTCTCGGTAAGCTCGGATCAAGCAACTATCACTTCACATTGAGGACATATCCCCACATGGTTCTGAGAGAGAACAAGATGGCTACCGGAGCAGGTGCTGACCGTGTTTCAAGCGGAATGCGCAACTCGTTCGGAAAGAATGTAGGAACGGCCGCCAGGGTCGAGCGCGGACAGGCAATTTACACCATCCGCTGCACCCCTGCCGTGTTCAACTCCGCCAAAGATGCTCTTTGGAGAGCATCGATGAAAATGCCATCTCCCTGCTACATCGATGTAGAAGAGGGCAAGGAATACGCCAAGTGA
- the dph2 gene encoding diphthamide biosynthesis enzyme Dph2, producing the protein MFDLEFERTTDWIKSNGYSRVAVQLPEGLKLRSSDISDALSSAGAEVIIIGRPCYGACDYYSDYKKIADALVHYGHSAMPSLGNDPDVLFIEARADCSITGPLNESVVKLPQNVGVLASVQYIGLIDEAVKIIESSGRKAFVSGGDKRITYPGQVLGCDCSAAEAVSQSVDGFLFLGEGDFHPLAAAFGTEKALFVLNPVTGEMRNIDSIKDRILRKRFAAITVASEAKAFMVIVCSKVGQNRSSEAETITNKIRGAGKKAYIMLLDEINPETLAHYRVDAFVNTACPRIAMDESARFNKPILTVPEAEIALGLRDWEDYEFDAIRK; encoded by the coding sequence ATGTTCGACCTGGAGTTTGAACGGACCACCGACTGGATAAAATCTAACGGTTATTCCAGGGTGGCAGTTCAGCTCCCGGAAGGACTTAAGCTCAGGTCGTCGGATATTTCCGACGCCCTGAGTTCCGCAGGCGCCGAGGTAATAATAATCGGGCGCCCATGTTATGGTGCCTGCGACTATTATTCTGATTACAAGAAGATTGCCGATGCATTGGTGCATTACGGTCATTCTGCAATGCCTTCTCTCGGCAACGATCCGGATGTACTTTTTATCGAAGCCCGCGCCGATTGCTCCATTACCGGTCCGCTCAACGAATCGGTTGTGAAACTTCCACAAAACGTCGGAGTTTTGGCATCAGTCCAGTACATAGGCCTCATCGATGAGGCCGTAAAGATAATCGAGTCGTCGGGCAGGAAGGCCTTCGTCTCGGGCGGAGACAAACGCATAACGTATCCGGGACAGGTTCTGGGCTGTGACTGCAGCGCAGCAGAAGCAGTGTCGCAGTCTGTAGACGGATTCCTTTTCTTGGGCGAGGGGGACTTTCACCCACTCGCCGCCGCATTCGGAACCGAAAAGGCACTCTTCGTCCTGAATCCGGTCACGGGCGAGATGAGAAATATCGACAGCATCAAGGACCGTATCCTCAGGAAACGATTTGCCGCTATTACGGTCGCATCCGAGGCAAAGGCATTCATGGTAATCGTATGCAGCAAAGTCGGACAGAACCGTTCCTCAGAAGCGGAAACGATTACAAATAAGATAAGGGGCGCAGGAAAAAAGGCATATATCATGCTTTTAGATGAGATTAACCCTGAAACTCTGGCACATTACCGTGTGGACGCTTTTGTGAACACCGCGTGCCCGCGTATCGCCATGGACGAATCAGCGAGGTTCAACAAACCCATACTTACGGTCCCGGAGGCCGAGATCGCACTGGGCCTCCGTGACTGGGAAGATTACGAGTTCGATGCAATACGTAAATGA
- the mtxX gene encoding methanogenesis marker protein Mmp4/MtxX — protein sequence MVTSEEFLSGPLPDARVGIGRGSDQGNVERSAEAFKSGCVTIYDDPPKLVEDLVSGKIDAAVRGDMSSSVLLPLVKQALGLKTLERVVLMEPPGGKLFLLSPVGIDEGWTVQQKFGLAVSSVGLARKIGLGTKIAVMSGGRCEDYGRCKAVNSSIDDARSLVKMLKERGYDAYHSQILIEDAVKEADIVIAPEGISGNLLFRAMHLVGNTMALGAPIVNAEKIFIDTSRAKKDYRDSIALALRLTER from the coding sequence ATGGTAACGTCGGAAGAGTTCCTTTCCGGGCCTTTGCCCGATGCCCGCGTCGGCATCGGCCGCGGGTCGGACCAAGGAAATGTGGAGAGGAGCGCTGAAGCATTCAAAAGCGGCTGCGTCACAATATACGACGATCCTCCGAAACTGGTGGAAGATCTGGTGTCTGGTAAGATAGATGCCGCTGTGCGGGGAGATATGTCGTCATCCGTCCTATTGCCTCTGGTAAAACAGGCACTCGGTTTAAAGACCCTTGAAAGAGTGGTTCTGATGGAGCCCCCCGGAGGAAAGCTTTTCCTTTTATCTCCCGTGGGAATCGATGAAGGTTGGACCGTACAGCAGAAATTCGGGCTGGCCGTAAGTTCGGTAGGCCTTGCACGGAAGATAGGCCTCGGAACAAAAATCGCTGTCATGTCGGGAGGCAGATGCGAGGATTACGGACGTTGTAAGGCCGTGAACAGCAGCATAGATGATGCTCGATCGTTGGTAAAAATGTTGAAAGAGAGAGGGTACGATGCATACCACTCTCAAATATTGATAGAAGATGCAGTTAAGGAGGCCGACATAGTTATCGCGCCTGAAGGCATATCCGGCAATCTGCTTTTCAGGGCAATGCACCTTGTCGGTAACACTATGGCGCTAGGAGCACCCATAGTAAACGCGGAAAAAATATTCATAGACACGTCCAGGGCGAAAAAGGACTATCGCGACTCTATCGCCCTGGCACTAAGACTTACGGAGAGATAA